The sequence GAGGTAGCCCTCGTTGAAGTACTCGTCGCCCCACTTCTTCAGTTCGCTGAATGCGGCAGTGACACACTCTTCAGCGCCCCAGTCGCCGTCGCCCATGTTCAGTTCGTCGGCGACGTCGGCACCGCACTCGGTCTCGATGAGCGAGTCGAGCAGACGCATCACGTCCCAGTTGACCGTTCCTCCGAACTCGATCGGCGTGATTCCGGCGTCCTTGAGCTTCTGCGCGGCCTCGGCGAGCTCGTCGTACGTTGTCGGCGGTGTGGTGATGCCTGCCTGGTCGAAGAGCTTCTTGTTGTAGTAGATGCCCTCACCCTGCTGGCTCCATGGAACCCCGTTGAAGCCGCCGTATTGCGTGATGCCGCTCATCGAGGCCGCAGTGAAACGATCCTCCCAGCCGTACTCGTCGTAATAGTCCGTCAGGTCGAGGCTCATCCCCGCGTCGACCAGCTCGCCGCCCAGACCCGAGCCCTCCCAGTACCAGTAGATGTCGGGCCCGGCGTCCGTGCCCGCGACCTGACGGAGGGCGGTCTTGTGCTCGTCGACGGAGCGCTGCTCGAGTTTGATCGTGACGCCGTCGTTCTGCTTCTCGAACTCGTCGATGAGCGCGTTGATCGCGGTGCCCTGCGTGTCTTCCTGAGTGGGCATCCAGATGACGAGCTCGTCCGAGTCGCTGCCGCCGCCCGCTCCGGAGCATCCGGCCAGGACAGTAACGGCGGTCGCGGCGAGTCCGACAGCGCCCAATATGCGCTTGGTGTGCATCGTTGCTTCCTTCTTCTGGTGAGCGGGTCCCCCGGAGGGCCCGTTGGTCATTGGTTGGGGTAGAGGGTCTCGGACTGCTGCCAGGCGCTGAACTCCTGCAGCTTGAGGTAGAAGTCCTCGAACATGAGGCGGGTGTCGACCCAGGTGTAGACCCGCATCGGGCGGGCGTCTGGTGCGGGGACGTAGGTTCCGTTGTCGGCGATCGCCGGGGTCGGCATCCCGACATGCCGGCTCGACGAGGAGTCGGCCTCGAACAGCGAACGCAGCGCGGTGAGGAGAACAAGGGGTGAGTCGCCGAGTGCGTACGTTTCGGCAGGGCCGCGCCCTTGGCCGGTCGCGCGTCGGACCACGCGCGCGACCTCGTCGTAGAGGTATCGACCAAGCGGTCCTGTCGCCGCGACACGCAAGCGGAGTTCCGCGTCCGATACGAGGCACTGCCGGTACACGTCGCGCGGCACCTGCCAGATCGCGAGGCCGGAGTCGTTGAACACGACCTGGCCGGCGACGACGTCGATCAGCAGGTTGTACTCGATCGGCATCGCGTCCGGTGGCGGCACGGCCAGGCCTTCGTGCTCGAGACCGCCGATCCAGATCACCGTCATGCGCTCGGCGATGCGCGGCTCGACGAGGTACGCCGAAGCGAGGTCGGTGAGACCGCCGCCGGCGACGAAGAAGAGCGGGGTGTCGTCGTCACGCATCGCTTCCGTGACGATCGCATCGACCGCGGGGGCCGGCTGCGGCGTGGTGCGATCCGCAAGGGGACGATTGGATCCAGTGGTGACGACGTCGGTCGACTCGAGGCCCATCCGCGCGAAGACGTCCTCGACGACGCGCGTCGCGTTCTCGGCCGTATCGGGGCCGCTGTCGAACGGGTCGCCGTCGCGAAGGTGCGAGGCGACCACGAGGCGGATGTCGACATTCGGCGACAGCAGGTGGTGGACGAGCTGGTACAGATCGTCGGGATCGCCGGAGAAGTCGTTGTCGATGATGACCCGGGCGCGGGGAGCCCCGATAGCGGGGATGCGCT comes from Microbacterium cremeum and encodes:
- a CDS encoding ABC transporter substrate-binding protein, with the protein product MHTKRILGAVGLAATAVTVLAGCSGAGGGSDSDELVIWMPTQEDTQGTAINALIDEFEKQNDGVTIKLEQRSVDEHKTALRQVAGTDAGPDIYWYWEGSGLGGELVDAGMSLDLTDYYDEYGWEDRFTAASMSGITQYGGFNGVPWSQQGEGIYYNKKLFDQAGITTPPTTYDELAEAAQKLKDAGITPIEFGGTVNWDVMRLLDSLIETECGADVADELNMGDGDWGAEECVTAAFSELKKWGDEYFNEGYLGINNDDAAQLFFSGEAAMSLEGTWYNAQVVDNGMNPDDIGIVVFPTGTGRLYGFGEAFYINAASGKADLAAQFLDFGTSTEGQEIVGSAWAALSVNKDVAVDDSNPLNGIWADLFGQADGGYTNNDQNFSTAETTEYWRIQNSVLTGAIDPADAGAEFQRFRDSQ
- a CDS encoding nucleoside hydrolase gives rise to the protein MTSIPDVAVTQNARTWTLGTSPWQRIPAIGAPRARVIIDNDFSGDPDDLYQLVHHLLSPNVDIRLVVASHLRDGDPFDSGPDTAENATRVVEDVFARMGLESTDVVTTGSNRPLADRTTPQPAPAVDAIVTEAMRDDDTPLFFVAGGGLTDLASAYLVEPRIAERMTVIWIGGLEHEGLAVPPPDAMPIEYNLLIDVVAGQVVFNDSGLAIWQVPRDVYRQCLVSDAELRLRVAATGPLGRYLYDEVARVVRRATGQGRGPAETYALGDSPLVLLTALRSLFEADSSSSRHVGMPTPAIADNGTYVPAPDARPMRVYTWVDTRLMFEDFYLKLQEFSAWQQSETLYPNQ